CATATTGTTATGGTATTTCTGAAATATTTGGTTTGAGAGATTTCCATTAGACCGTTTCATACTTACATCTTAAAAAGTTGTAACTGGTGAATATAAAATGAAATTAGTAGAATGAAAAGAAATAAAATATAAAAAACTGAATACATTTCTTTCTATTTATTTATGTTCTAAATAATAATATAATGATTTTTCGTTAATTTTTATAATTTTTTATTGATGGAATAAACATTCCATTTCATTCATTATAAATGGTAAAAAAATATTAAATAAATGAAATAAAAAAATTCTATATTATTTGATTATAAAAATTGACAATCCAGTTGCAATCTTATTAATTAGAATATCTCACATTCCACAAGAGTTGTGGAATGATGATACTTAGAGCAATATATAAATGATGTGATAATCCTTCATTCTGAATTAGCATTTGGATGTGGACTACACCCATTAATAATATATTCAGTTATGATCAGTCTCCATATCTCTTTACGTGCAAATTTTTAGGAGCTCCTTGGCATGCCAAGCGAGTCTCCACTAGAGATTAAAATTCTCTCTCCAAGCGAGTACAACTCTCTCTCTCTCTCTCTCTCTCTCTCTCTCTCTCTCTCTCTCTCTTTATATAGCTAGGTGCAAACCAAAGTGTGTTTTGTGAAAAAGAAAAGATCCTTCTAAGTTTATTTAATCTCTATAAAACTTTTAGACGTTTATACTTGTAATTGGTATCCGAATTAGAAGATAATCAACCAACAAAAATATTACGATCAACAACGACCAGATTTAGTAAAGTCTGGACGATGCATCTTCTGTAGCTTGGTAAAGCGGTCGATATCGAAATCAAGCTTTTTAATCAACCGTTTCTGCTTGGTCTGGAACCGGCTTTTGTAAAACCCTTGGAAGGTAGGTTCCTTTGCGGTTCGGATGAAGAAGGCGTAACCAGCCATGAAATACGTGGAACTTACGTAGTAGCATATGGGCTCCATCACGTCCCAAGACAGTTCCCAAAACGTCAACCTAAAAAATCCAATCGTTTGGGCCACAGCAAAGCCTAGTCCGGCCATTAACTCTCGCCGCACCATATCATCGGCTCTTTTGTCGATATCTGCTTTTATAATCTCAAGTTGCTCGAACTCTTGTATTGTCGCAGCGTCGCGAGTGGGTTCGTTTGTCGGAATTAGGCCAGCCACGGCGCTTGTTAGCTATACAAAATTAAGAAAAATATATATATATTAGATTTTTAATTTTTAATCAGCAATTTAATTGTAATTTGGTGTGTAAATGTGCATGCATGCATGCTTAGGAAATTACCTCTTCGGGTTTAAGGCAGACGAAATTTCCCAAAACGATGACGTTTCCAGCTTGGTCGAGCATATTGGCGACCCGGTTACCTTGTTCAGGATCCGAACTGTTTTCTCCGCATACTCGGACAAACTCCGACAACGGAACCCAGTTTTTCCCAATCTCTCTCAGCTTCGATTTCACCATCTCCATTTCCGCTGCTCTCATAAGCTTCTTCACGTCATCCACCGTAACCGCCGGGAAATTTGACGGAGACGTCTTCTCCGGCGTCGGCGGCGGTAACATCTCATCAAGGCGAAGCCGATTGTTCGATAAAGTCAGCTCCCTGAGTTTCTCCATCAGATTGCCCCCTCTTGGAACAAAATCCGGCGAGGAAAAGGCCTTCTTGTGGAGAAATCTCCGGCGGATTCCAGAATCTCCGGCGTCAGGAGTAATGCCCGGTTTGGTCGGAGGACGCATTCGGGTAAGACCCGAGATCCGGGAATATGTTTTGGAAATGTTGAAGAGATTTCGAACTAGTGTTTTCTTCGACGACATCGTCGATCTCTAAAGCTACCTACGGTTTTAGAAAGAGACAGAACAGAGAAAACAGGCTTTGTATTTTGGTCTGAGATTGAAACTGAAGATTTGAACTTCCTTTTATAGGTATCATCGTTGGTTCAGACAATGACGCAAACAAACTGGAAGCAACAGTATCTTTATCGCACCATATATATATTTTAACACGACAATTACACATAGGCGTTGCTTATCTATTTCTCGCCTTATTAAACTATTTTAAACGTTAGTTATGATACAGCTAACTATATACTCTATTTTAATTAACGTGC
This genomic interval from Brassica oleracea var. oleracea cultivar TO1000 chromosome C2, BOL, whole genome shotgun sequence contains the following:
- the LOC106325948 gene encoding calcium uniporter protein 3, mitochondrial-like — translated: MSSKKTLVRNLFNISKTYSRISGLTRMRPPTKPGITPDAGDSGIRRRFLHKKAFSSPDFVPRGGNLMEKLRELTLSNNRLRLDEMLPPPTPEKTSPSNFPAVTVDDVKKLMRAAEMEMVKSKLREIGKNWVPLSEFVRVCGENSSDPEQGNRVANMLDQAGNVIVLGNFVCLKPEELTSAVAGLIPTNEPTRDAATIQEFEQLEIIKADIDKRADDMVRRELMAGLGFAVAQTIGFFRLTFWELSWDVMEPICYYVSSTYFMAGYAFFIRTAKEPTFQGFYKSRFQTKQKRLIKKLDFDIDRFTKLQKMHRPDFTKSGRC